The following proteins are encoded in a genomic region of Sander lucioperca isolate FBNREF2018 chromosome 23, SLUC_FBN_1.2, whole genome shotgun sequence:
- the LOC118494351 gene encoding synaptonemal complex protein 2-like isoform X5, protein MLEIKMEECVSRGLSSDLASLLRCEGLTTITLTRLDQLVTKSVSGSGFSRVLVVLKSLEILCENREELQTLIHLGLTAKVVSWFSAIHQPLTSDLQRNATPLLNLADAFYDYFLLLCQTSLPVSQLSVVLLQLARFALDQDIHFPLRLEAIRTFNSILEFLSREQRRQIQMDQNQTPILSQVAAAVLTVGDYELQVSLSEALCRLTPRKEREHRANQWFSCRDISRAFCDIRDVDFEVDCRRFLNFVNRYHGDQRRAFLDSTEGFLWGSIHLLKEEVDRYSLYLKQDGCTGAETVLSVQLNTPSCTRTAEVVRWS, encoded by the exons ATG ctGGAGATAAAGATGGAGGAGTGTGTGAGTCGAGGTCTCTCCTCTGATTTGGCATCCTTGCTTCGCTGTGAAGGTCTGACCACCATCACGCTCACCAGGCTGGACCAGCTGGTCACCAAG agtgtgaGTGGTTCTGGGTTCAGCAGAGTTCTGGTCGTGTTGAAGTCTTTAGAGATTCTGTGTGagaacagagaggagctgcagacgCTGATCCACCTCGGACTCACGGCTAAA GTGGTGTCGTGGTTCTCAGCCATCCATCAACcgttgacctctgacctccagaGGAACGCCACGCCACTGCTCAACCTCGCCGACGCCTTCTACGACTACTTCCTG ctGCTGTGTCAAACCTCTCTTCCAG tcagtCAGCTGTCTGTGGTTCTTCTCCAGTTGGCTCGGTTCGCTCTGGATCAAGATATCCACTTTCCTCTGAGACTTGAG GCCATCCGAACGTTTAACAGCATCCTGGAGTTTCTGAGCCGCGAGCAGCGGAGACAGATCCAGATGGACCAGAACCAGACGCCAATACT gtCTCAGGTGGCAGCAGCAGTTCTGACAGTTGGAG ACTACGAGCTGCAGGTCAGCCTATCAGAGGCTCTGTGTCGTCTGACTCCCAGGAAGGAGCGAGAGCACAGAGCCAATCAGTGGTTCTCCTGCCGTGACATCAGCAGAGCCTTCTGTGACATCAGAGACGTAGACTTTGAGGTg gacTGTCGGCGTTTCCTGAACTTTGTGAACCGTTACCATGGTGACCAGAGGAG AGCATTCCTGGATTCCACTGAG ggctTCCTGTGGGGATCGATCCACCTGCTGAAGGAGGAAGTGGACCGTTACAGTCTTTACCTGAAACAAGACG GATGCACTGGGGCAGAGACGGTCCTCAGCGTGCAGCTGAACACTCCATCATGCACCAGAACAGCCGAGGTCGTACGGTGGAGCTGA
- the LOC118494351 gene encoding synaptonemal complex protein 2-like isoform X2, whose translation MLEIKMEECVSRGLSSDLASLLRCEGLTTITLTRLDQLVTKSVSGSGFSRVLVVLKSLEILCENREELQTLIHLGLTAKVVSWFSAIHQPLTSDLQRNATPLLNLADAFYDYFLLLCQTSLPVSQLSVVLLQLARFALDQDIHFPLRLEAIRTFNSILEFLSREQRRQIQMDQNQTPILSQVAAAVLTVGDYELQVSLSEALCRLTPRKEREHRANQWFSCRDISRAFCDIRDVDFEVDCRRFLNFVNRYHGDQRRAFLDSTELFRPKDEKLDEFWIDFNVSSGCVSFFVDEPQGFLWGSIHLLKEEVDRYSLYLKQDGCTGAETVLSVQLNTPSCTRTAEVVRWS comes from the exons ATG ctGGAGATAAAGATGGAGGAGTGTGTGAGTCGAGGTCTCTCCTCTGATTTGGCATCCTTGCTTCGCTGTGAAGGTCTGACCACCATCACGCTCACCAGGCTGGACCAGCTGGTCACCAAG agtgtgaGTGGTTCTGGGTTCAGCAGAGTTCTGGTCGTGTTGAAGTCTTTAGAGATTCTGTGTGagaacagagaggagctgcagacgCTGATCCACCTCGGACTCACGGCTAAA GTGGTGTCGTGGTTCTCAGCCATCCATCAACcgttgacctctgacctccagaGGAACGCCACGCCACTGCTCAACCTCGCCGACGCCTTCTACGACTACTTCCTG ctGCTGTGTCAAACCTCTCTTCCAG tcagtCAGCTGTCTGTGGTTCTTCTCCAGTTGGCTCGGTTCGCTCTGGATCAAGATATCCACTTTCCTCTGAGACTTGAG GCCATCCGAACGTTTAACAGCATCCTGGAGTTTCTGAGCCGCGAGCAGCGGAGACAGATCCAGATGGACCAGAACCAGACGCCAATACT gtCTCAGGTGGCAGCAGCAGTTCTGACAGTTGGAG ACTACGAGCTGCAGGTCAGCCTATCAGAGGCTCTGTGTCGTCTGACTCCCAGGAAGGAGCGAGAGCACAGAGCCAATCAGTGGTTCTCCTGCCGTGACATCAGCAGAGCCTTCTGTGACATCAGAGACGTAGACTTTGAGGTg gacTGTCGGCGTTTCCTGAACTTTGTGAACCGTTACCATGGTGACCAGAGGAG AGCATTCCTGGATTCCACTGAG CTGTTTCGTCCTAAAGACGAGAAACTGGACGAGTTCTGGATCGATTTCAACGTCAGCTCAGGATGTGTCAGCTTCTTTGTTGATGAGCCTCAg ggctTCCTGTGGGGATCGATCCACCTGCTGAAGGAGGAAGTGGACCGTTACAGTCTTTACCTGAAACAAGACG GATGCACTGGGGCAGAGACGGTCCTCAGCGTGCAGCTGAACACTCCATCATGCACCAGAACAGCCGAGGTCGTACGGTGGAGCTGA
- the LOC118494351 gene encoding synaptonemal complex protein 2-like isoform X3, with protein MLEIKMEECVSRGLSSDLASLLRCEGLTTITLTRLDQLVTKSVSGSGFSRVLVVLKSLEILCENREELQTLIHLGLTAKVVSWFSAIHQPLTSDLQRNATPLLNLADAFYDYFLLLCQTSLPVSQLSVVLLQLARFALDQDIHFPLRLEAIRTFNSILEFLSREQRRQIQMDQNQTPILSQVAAAVLTVGDYELQVSLSEALCRLTPRKEREHRANQWFSCRDISRAFCDIRDVDFEVDCRRFLNFVNRYHGDQRRVYTFPCVRAFLDSTEGFLWGSIHLLKEEVDRYSLYLKQDGCTGAETVLSVQLNTPSCTRTAEVVRWS; from the exons ATG ctGGAGATAAAGATGGAGGAGTGTGTGAGTCGAGGTCTCTCCTCTGATTTGGCATCCTTGCTTCGCTGTGAAGGTCTGACCACCATCACGCTCACCAGGCTGGACCAGCTGGTCACCAAG agtgtgaGTGGTTCTGGGTTCAGCAGAGTTCTGGTCGTGTTGAAGTCTTTAGAGATTCTGTGTGagaacagagaggagctgcagacgCTGATCCACCTCGGACTCACGGCTAAA GTGGTGTCGTGGTTCTCAGCCATCCATCAACcgttgacctctgacctccagaGGAACGCCACGCCACTGCTCAACCTCGCCGACGCCTTCTACGACTACTTCCTG ctGCTGTGTCAAACCTCTCTTCCAG tcagtCAGCTGTCTGTGGTTCTTCTCCAGTTGGCTCGGTTCGCTCTGGATCAAGATATCCACTTTCCTCTGAGACTTGAG GCCATCCGAACGTTTAACAGCATCCTGGAGTTTCTGAGCCGCGAGCAGCGGAGACAGATCCAGATGGACCAGAACCAGACGCCAATACT gtCTCAGGTGGCAGCAGCAGTTCTGACAGTTGGAG ACTACGAGCTGCAGGTCAGCCTATCAGAGGCTCTGTGTCGTCTGACTCCCAGGAAGGAGCGAGAGCACAGAGCCAATCAGTGGTTCTCCTGCCGTGACATCAGCAGAGCCTTCTGTGACATCAGAGACGTAGACTTTGAGGTg gacTGTCGGCGTTTCCTGAACTTTGTGAACCGTTACCATGGTGACCAGAGGAG aGTCTACACCTTCCCCTGTGTCAGAGCATTCCTGGATTCCACTGAG ggctTCCTGTGGGGATCGATCCACCTGCTGAAGGAGGAAGTGGACCGTTACAGTCTTTACCTGAAACAAGACG GATGCACTGGGGCAGAGACGGTCCTCAGCGTGCAGCTGAACACTCCATCATGCACCAGAACAGCCGAGGTCGTACGGTGGAGCTGA
- the LOC118494351 gene encoding synaptonemal complex protein 2-like isoform X4, translating to MLEIKMEECVSRGLSSDLASLLRCEGLTTITLTRLDQLVTKVVSWFSAIHQPLTSDLQRNATPLLNLADAFYDYFLLLCQTSLPVSQLSVVLLQLARFALDQDIHFPLRLEAIRTFNSILEFLSREQRRQIQMDQNQTPILSQVAAAVLTVGDYELQVSLSEALCRLTPRKEREHRANQWFSCRDISRAFCDIRDVDFEVDCRRFLNFVNRYHGDQRRVYTFPCVRAFLDSTELFRPKDEKLDEFWIDFNVSSGCVSFFVDEPQGFLWGSIHLLKEEVDRYSLYLKQDGCTGAETVLSVQLNTPSCTRTAEVVRWS from the exons ATG ctGGAGATAAAGATGGAGGAGTGTGTGAGTCGAGGTCTCTCCTCTGATTTGGCATCCTTGCTTCGCTGTGAAGGTCTGACCACCATCACGCTCACCAGGCTGGACCAGCTGGTCACCAAG GTGGTGTCGTGGTTCTCAGCCATCCATCAACcgttgacctctgacctccagaGGAACGCCACGCCACTGCTCAACCTCGCCGACGCCTTCTACGACTACTTCCTG ctGCTGTGTCAAACCTCTCTTCCAG tcagtCAGCTGTCTGTGGTTCTTCTCCAGTTGGCTCGGTTCGCTCTGGATCAAGATATCCACTTTCCTCTGAGACTTGAG GCCATCCGAACGTTTAACAGCATCCTGGAGTTTCTGAGCCGCGAGCAGCGGAGACAGATCCAGATGGACCAGAACCAGACGCCAATACT gtCTCAGGTGGCAGCAGCAGTTCTGACAGTTGGAG ACTACGAGCTGCAGGTCAGCCTATCAGAGGCTCTGTGTCGTCTGACTCCCAGGAAGGAGCGAGAGCACAGAGCCAATCAGTGGTTCTCCTGCCGTGACATCAGCAGAGCCTTCTGTGACATCAGAGACGTAGACTTTGAGGTg gacTGTCGGCGTTTCCTGAACTTTGTGAACCGTTACCATGGTGACCAGAGGAG aGTCTACACCTTCCCCTGTGTCAGAGCATTCCTGGATTCCACTGAG CTGTTTCGTCCTAAAGACGAGAAACTGGACGAGTTCTGGATCGATTTCAACGTCAGCTCAGGATGTGTCAGCTTCTTTGTTGATGAGCCTCAg ggctTCCTGTGGGGATCGATCCACCTGCTGAAGGAGGAAGTGGACCGTTACAGTCTTTACCTGAAACAAGACG GATGCACTGGGGCAGAGACGGTCCTCAGCGTGCAGCTGAACACTCCATCATGCACCAGAACAGCCGAGGTCGTACGGTGGAGCTGA
- the LOC118494351 gene encoding synaptonemal complex protein 2-like isoform X1 — MLEIKMEECVSRGLSSDLASLLRCEGLTTITLTRLDQLVTKSVSGSGFSRVLVVLKSLEILCENREELQTLIHLGLTAKVVSWFSAIHQPLTSDLQRNATPLLNLADAFYDYFLLLCQTSLPVSQLSVVLLQLARFALDQDIHFPLRLEAIRTFNSILEFLSREQRRQIQMDQNQTPILSQVAAAVLTVGDYELQVSLSEALCRLTPRKEREHRANQWFSCRDISRAFCDIRDVDFEVDCRRFLNFVNRYHGDQRRVYTFPCVRAFLDSTELFRPKDEKLDEFWIDFNVSSGCVSFFVDEPQGFLWGSIHLLKEEVDRYSLYLKQDGCTGAETVLSVQLNTPSCTRTAEVVRWS, encoded by the exons ATG ctGGAGATAAAGATGGAGGAGTGTGTGAGTCGAGGTCTCTCCTCTGATTTGGCATCCTTGCTTCGCTGTGAAGGTCTGACCACCATCACGCTCACCAGGCTGGACCAGCTGGTCACCAAG agtgtgaGTGGTTCTGGGTTCAGCAGAGTTCTGGTCGTGTTGAAGTCTTTAGAGATTCTGTGTGagaacagagaggagctgcagacgCTGATCCACCTCGGACTCACGGCTAAA GTGGTGTCGTGGTTCTCAGCCATCCATCAACcgttgacctctgacctccagaGGAACGCCACGCCACTGCTCAACCTCGCCGACGCCTTCTACGACTACTTCCTG ctGCTGTGTCAAACCTCTCTTCCAG tcagtCAGCTGTCTGTGGTTCTTCTCCAGTTGGCTCGGTTCGCTCTGGATCAAGATATCCACTTTCCTCTGAGACTTGAG GCCATCCGAACGTTTAACAGCATCCTGGAGTTTCTGAGCCGCGAGCAGCGGAGACAGATCCAGATGGACCAGAACCAGACGCCAATACT gtCTCAGGTGGCAGCAGCAGTTCTGACAGTTGGAG ACTACGAGCTGCAGGTCAGCCTATCAGAGGCTCTGTGTCGTCTGACTCCCAGGAAGGAGCGAGAGCACAGAGCCAATCAGTGGTTCTCCTGCCGTGACATCAGCAGAGCCTTCTGTGACATCAGAGACGTAGACTTTGAGGTg gacTGTCGGCGTTTCCTGAACTTTGTGAACCGTTACCATGGTGACCAGAGGAG aGTCTACACCTTCCCCTGTGTCAGAGCATTCCTGGATTCCACTGAG CTGTTTCGTCCTAAAGACGAGAAACTGGACGAGTTCTGGATCGATTTCAACGTCAGCTCAGGATGTGTCAGCTTCTTTGTTGATGAGCCTCAg ggctTCCTGTGGGGATCGATCCACCTGCTGAAGGAGGAAGTGGACCGTTACAGTCTTTACCTGAAACAAGACG GATGCACTGGGGCAGAGACGGTCCTCAGCGTGCAGCTGAACACTCCATCATGCACCAGAACAGCCGAGGTCGTACGGTGGAGCTGA
- the LOC118494351 gene encoding synaptonemal complex protein 2-like isoform X6 — MLEIKMEECVSRGLSSDLASLLRCEGLTTITLTRLDQLVTKSVSGSGFSRVLVVLKSLEILCENREELQTLIHLGLTAKVVSWFSAIHQPLTSDLQRNATPLLNLADAFYDYFLLLCQTSLPVSQLSVVLLQLARFALDQDIHFPLRLEAIRTFNSILEFLSREQRRQIQMDQNQTPILSQVAAAVLTVGDYELQVSLSEALCRLTPRKEREHRANQWFSCRDISRAFCDIRDVDFEVDCRRFLNFVNRYHGDQRRVYTFPCVRAFLDSTEDALGQRRSSACS, encoded by the exons ATG ctGGAGATAAAGATGGAGGAGTGTGTGAGTCGAGGTCTCTCCTCTGATTTGGCATCCTTGCTTCGCTGTGAAGGTCTGACCACCATCACGCTCACCAGGCTGGACCAGCTGGTCACCAAG agtgtgaGTGGTTCTGGGTTCAGCAGAGTTCTGGTCGTGTTGAAGTCTTTAGAGATTCTGTGTGagaacagagaggagctgcagacgCTGATCCACCTCGGACTCACGGCTAAA GTGGTGTCGTGGTTCTCAGCCATCCATCAACcgttgacctctgacctccagaGGAACGCCACGCCACTGCTCAACCTCGCCGACGCCTTCTACGACTACTTCCTG ctGCTGTGTCAAACCTCTCTTCCAG tcagtCAGCTGTCTGTGGTTCTTCTCCAGTTGGCTCGGTTCGCTCTGGATCAAGATATCCACTTTCCTCTGAGACTTGAG GCCATCCGAACGTTTAACAGCATCCTGGAGTTTCTGAGCCGCGAGCAGCGGAGACAGATCCAGATGGACCAGAACCAGACGCCAATACT gtCTCAGGTGGCAGCAGCAGTTCTGACAGTTGGAG ACTACGAGCTGCAGGTCAGCCTATCAGAGGCTCTGTGTCGTCTGACTCCCAGGAAGGAGCGAGAGCACAGAGCCAATCAGTGGTTCTCCTGCCGTGACATCAGCAGAGCCTTCTGTGACATCAGAGACGTAGACTTTGAGGTg gacTGTCGGCGTTTCCTGAACTTTGTGAACCGTTACCATGGTGACCAGAGGAG aGTCTACACCTTCCCCTGTGTCAGAGCATTCCTGGATTCCACTGAG GATGCACTGGGGCAGAGACGGTCCTCAGCGTGCAGCTGA